CCTTGACTTTTACCGTGGCAGGTGCTGCCTGATTTACGTGCACGTCTGTTGCTTCCTTTATTTTGTTGCCGGCAACAAGCTCAAATATCCTGTTGTTGGCATCTTTCCCGATCTTGAGGTTCTCGGCGGCACGCGCCATGAGGTCTTTGCCTTTCTGGGAGGTCTCTATCTTGCCAAGCTCTTCCAGCGCTTTGCCGTATAGATCCCTGGCGGCGGCGACGGTTTTTTTGGAATTGGCCTTTGCGGCTACATCATTCACAAAAGCGGTGGTCAGGACGCCTTCGGATGTCATATCGATTGCCTTTACGATATCCCTGGCCAGCTTGATTTTTACACTGTTCTCTGTGACGATATCATCCAGCCGGGTATTGATCGATCTCATACTGCCTATGCCCATAGCGATTAACACCAGGAGCAAAACGATAATAATGCCGAACCCCATTCCAAGCCTGATCCCAATTTTCACATTCCTGAGTTTCACTGTCTTGTTCCTCCTTTTTGTTTTGAAGACATCTCAATGCCTTTCCACGTTCTTTACCAGCGTAGATATATCTAAAATGAGCGGTGTGTTTCCATTAATTCGGCATGGCGAATCCGGCACTGGCGTAGGCATCGTCCGTCAGACGCGCCACGTCCATGATGAGGGCCACCGTGCCGTCTCCCAGTATCGTTGCGCCGGATATCCCATCTATGTCCTGGTAGACCTTCCCCAGGGTCTTGATGACTGTCTGGTGTTCCCCGATGACGTTGTCGACGACGAGCCCGATCCTGTTCCTTTCGACCTCCGTTACGACTATCTGCTCGATCTCGGGTCTTGCCCCCTTCATTTCAAAGGACTCGCGCAGGCGGATGTAGGGGACGATCTCTCCCCGTATATTCGCGATATCCCTGCCGTGGGATATTTCCACGTCGGTGCGGCTGAGCTCTACGCACTCCCGTACTATCGTGAGGGGCAGTATGAAGAACTGCCTGTTTATCTCCACGAGCAGGCCTTCAATGATGGCGAGGGTAAGAGGTAGTCTGAGGATTACCGTCGTGCCCTTGCCCTTTTCGCTATTTATCTCGACGGAGCCCCTGAGGCTGTCGATCGTCCTTTTCACGACATCCATGCCGACACCCCTCCCCGACACATTGGTCACCTTCTCCGCGGTGGAGAAGCCGGGCGCGAAGATGAGGGAGAATATCTCCTTGTCCTGCAGTTCCACATCGGCGCCGATGAGACCTTTCTCGATTGCCTTCCTTTTTATGGTCTCCTTGTCGATCCCGGCTCCATCGTCGGTGATCTCTATGAGGACATAGGCGCCGGAGTGGCGCGCGGCTATGCTTAGCATGCCCGCCCTGGGTTTGCCCAGGGACTCGCGTACCTCCGGCGACTCGATCCCGTGATCGATGCAGTTCCTGATGAGATGGACCAGCGGGTCGTTGAGTCGCTCGATGACGGTCTTGTCCAGTTCCGTCTCTGCACCATCCGTTGTCATCTCCACCTCTCTGCCCAGTTCTTGGGAGAGGTCGCGGACGAGTCTCTTGAATCTTCCGAACGTGGTCCCGATGGGGAGCATCCTGATGTTAAGAGTATTGTCCCTGAGATCACCGGTGAGGCGCTCCACCTCCTCAGCGATCGATACGAGCTCCGCGTTGTCGAACTGTGACGCCATCTGTGTGAGCCGGGCTTGGACCGTCACCAACTCGCCCACGAGATTCACCAGGATATCGAGCTTATCCGCCGGCACCCGTATGCTCGAGGAAGCCTCTTCCTGCTGGCGGGCCGGTTTTTTGACCTTTTTGAGATGCTCCTGTTCTATAAGGGCCGACTCTACCTTCTCCTTGGAGACCAGACCCTTTTCCACGAGCATCTCACCGATCTTCTTCTTCTCCGAGAGGGTCTTTGCAAGCTCATCACTCTGGATATCGCGCCTTTCGACGAGGATCTCCCCGAGTTTTTTCTGCTCCTCCTCATAGGTTGCGGAGTCTTCGCTGTCTATCATCGCGATGTCGACCGTGCTCGAATCGTCGATGAAGATGAAGACGTCGCGGATTGCGTCAATTCCCCTATCGGTGGTAAGGATGATGTCCCAGAAGACGTAGCAGCGTTCCGGGTCCATATCGCCAAGGGGAGGTATGTGGTCAAGTCCGGCAAAGATCCTGCAGTCACCGAGAAACTGCAGCTCGTTGAGCAAAAGGAGCGGGTTTGTGCCGGTGAGGAATATATCCGCGGAAGGGGCGAAGCGTACACGGAATGTACACTCCGGCCTTTGTTGGGGTTGCGACGAAGCCTCTTGTACCTGGGAATCATTATGCGGGTCGTCGGTGGGGGTTTGCTGCAGGTTTTTCCCGTCTGCAATGCGGCGGAAAGAATCGATAAGTGTCTGTGCATCCTGCGGCAAAGAGGCTTCGTCGGAGGGGGCTTCAATCATGAGACGTATGAGGTCCTTGGCCTTGAGCGTCAGGCTTATGAGTTCTTCGGCAACGGGAAGCTTTCCTTCCCGTACGTCGTCGTACGTTGTTTCTATCGTGTGGGTGAACTGGGCCACGTCGTCGAAACCGAACATCGCTCCAGAACCCTTTATGGTATGGAGCGCCCGGAAGACCCGTCCGATCAGCTCGGAATTGAGGGGATCTTCCTCAAGTTCGAGCAGCGCCGCCTCGAGGTCGGCGAGAAGCTCGAAGGCCTCCTCGATAAATGTCTGTGCGTGGTTATCCATCATGGCGTCACCTCGGTATCCTTTTTCTGCCAGAAACAGGTCTCTTCCGCGCCTGCCACACAGCCGGAATCGCGATTAAGACCGACCGATGAAATCACCTGAAGCACTACCGGTGAACAATCTCTTACCCCCATCGGCCTTGAATCGTTAAGGGATTTCTTGTGGGCCGCACACAACAACTGAAACAACGAAAGATCGCAGCCGGTTACGCAGGCAAGATTCACGGTCAGGTTCTTGTCGCTGCCGAGTTCCCGGGTCAGGATTCCTTTGAGTTCCACGGCGTTCTGGATGGTTACATTGCCGTAGAGAGTTAGTACAACACCATGTTCAGCTCTTTCGACCTCGCTATCCATGATTTTCTCGCACCTCCTGACAGAGCACCCTCAGACATGTGGTGCAAGCGCTGACTGATTGGGTGTCGATGGCTGTGGTTCGCACAACCTCCAGACTTTGTATCTCCGGAATTTTAATCTGGCTTTTCATAATACCTCTCCATGCCATGTGTGATCCGCACATAACAACTTGCATGACAGTTTTGATTTAGTATTTGATACGTTCTAAATCATTGTCGGTCTTGGAAGAGGCTCACTTAATGTAAGAAAAACGGAGATATAATGTAGGTAAACAACCTACATTATCAGAGCGACAAAAGGTAGGAAGCCAGATTAGTTTTCTCATTATTCAGGCCGAGTTTTTTTCTAATATTGTTTCTATAAAAACTGACCGTCCCGGAGGTCATTTGAAGCGCTTCGCCTATTTCCTTTGTTGTCTTACCGCTTCTTACGAGATCGGCTATGCGTATTTCTGTTGGCGTGAGGTTGGCACATTTTAAGCCTAGTTTTTGTAGGAATGGGGAAACGATATCGTTAAGGTTTGTTTGAATAATATCGACATAAGTCATATAACGCGGGTCCAATCGGCATTCTTTCAATTTATCAATATAAGGGCATACCAATTTGTTGACGTTTGTTACGATCTTTTCTTCAAGTTCAATCCTGTCTTTTTCTCTTTCATTCAGTAATACCTTCAGAGCGGCATTCATTTGTTCAAGGTTGATCGATTTAACCGCCAATTCAGCTTCCCTGCTCTTCAGGGCGTCTTCTGCCCTTTTTTGTTCCGTAATATCTTCGTATGTCTTCAGATACTCCCCGGTCGGCAGCTGAACCGGGATAACATGAACAACCTTCTGCTGGTTGTCCCTGCAGGTCACGGTAAATGTCCACCGTTCGCCCTCCTTCAAGGAGGGGTCCTGCATGAATCTATCGACCCCGTTCTGCCATGTTGCGATCACGTGAGATCTGTATTCAGGGTCGGGGTACGCCTTTGCGAACCAGACATTTTCATCCGGGACCTCCTGAAAATCATAACCGAATAGTTCCTTGAATTTGGTGTTCATATAGGTATAGTTTCCTTTCTTGTCGACGAGTACCGTGCCAAACGGCGCGTTTTCGACAAGGGTCAAGAACCTTTGCGTCTCTGTTTTGAGTTTCTCCTCCATCTCTTTTTTTTCGGTAATGTCTCTCCATATCGTATGTATGATCTGTTTTCCGTGCAGCGGGATTGCCGTAAGCGAGACATCAACCCATAAGTCCACGCCGCCAAAGGTTCGATGTTTCCACTCGAAACGAACAGGCCCGTCGTGTACAGCGGCATCGATCAGTTCCCGCGACTTCTCCGTCGACATGCTCCCATCCGGCTGTCTCTCGGGTGATATGCTGAATGGATGCAGTCCGGTCAGTTGCTCTTTGGCCGAACAATACATCAATTTCAAGGCGGCTTCATTGCAGTCAATAAACCTGTCATCCTCGAGTAAAAATGCAGGATCGGTGGATTTCTCAAAGAGGAGTTTGAATCTCTCTTCTGATTCACGAATAGCTTTCTCTGCCTTACCGAGCTTCGTTGCGGCCGCTTGAGTCATCATAGAACAGTTGTTCCCCCCCCTTTTTTATTGTCCAGACTATCATGGACGAAAAGAACAATGCAACAACACAGTGCGATAGTTATCTTCCGTTTTGTTAACAGAATAGAGCTTGTGTATCCCATCCCAACTTTTGGTCTTTTATGGTCAGGTTGCTTGGTTGAGGTGACAGCCGTTGGGCGCCTTGCTGGAATGAAAACCTGACTGGTTTCGAGAAAAACAAATGAGGAGGAACCGAAGGGGACGTTGCCAAGGAACCGAAGGGGAGGAACCGAAGGGGCGTTGAGAAAACAAGAAACTCAAACCCTTTGGCTCCCTTCACGCCTTCACATTGTTCTTTTTTCCAGGTCTGAGCGAGCAACGATGATTGTCGACGGTACTAGACGGTATGTTATCCCTTCGTCCCGAGAATGTCAATAAGGGCCGTGGCCTTCCGGATGGGCGGCTTCCGGGAGAAGAAGACAGGGGCGTTGTCGGGAGGAAGGGTTGGAAGGCGGTCTGAAAAGGTTCTCAGATCCCCAGCGTTTCTCTGCTAGCGTCCTGCCGTTTCTTTGCGCGTCTTGGGAGGCTGTTGAGGGCAGAGTCGGGCGGGAGTTTGATGGCATATCCCATTTTTCGGTATGTGGCCATTCTCTTGCGGAACATGGTCACGCCTAGGCCGAGGTTGACGTCGACGTAGTCGTAGATACGGACATCGTTCTTTCCGGCGCTTTCCCGGTGAAGCCGCCCCGCGTATTGCACGAGGCGACCCTTGAAGGACAGGGGCATCGCAAGCACAAGTGTGCACAGCTCCGGCAGATCGAACCCTTCACCTATAAGAGAGCCCGTTGAAAGAAGATAAGGGAGCTGTCCTTGTCCCCTCATCGCCCTGATCTCTTCCATAATCTGCTTTCTCATGCGCTTTCCCGTGTCGCTGGTGATCAGAAAGCCAACTCCCTGTTCGTCGGTCTGCATTGCGGCAATCTCGGCGAGAAGCAATTCGAGATGGTCCTTTCTGTCGGAGAGGACAAGGGGAAATCGTTCTTCCTTCAATGCGGTCAGGATATCAGATGCGACCAGGCGGAGGCGATCCCTGTCGGTCACGAGAGCCTGCCAGATTTCATGAATGGCCGGCTGGGCGTTCTCTGCGCTGGTCATCCGAAAACCTGTCTCTCGCACGATGACCTGCCGGGCAATCAGAGACTGAGCGCTGGTTTCCTCCATGACATGCAGGACGGGGCCGCATTGGAAAGCGATAATCCTTTCAAGGCCGTCCTTACGATACGGCGTGGCCGTGAGACCGATGAAATGTCGTGCCCTGATCCTTTTCAGAACTGACTCGAAAGACACGGCCGGGACATGGTGACATTCGTCGATAATGATCTGCCCGTACCCGTCCAGAGGCCGGTGAGCATTACTGTCCCGGGCAAGCGTTTGCAGCATGCCGATATCGACGAGACCTTTCTGTCTGGTTCCTTTAGTATCGAAAACACCGATCTGCTTCTTCTGAAGATCTGTGAATTCAAGCAGTTGCTCCTTCCATTGGTCAGCGAGCTGCCTTCTATGAACGAGAACGAGCGTTGGTACCTTTCTCCTGGCAATCACGGCGCAAGCAATCACGGTCTTGCCTGAGCCGGGAGGAGCAACGAGCACGCCTGATTCACCGGACAGGATATTGTTGAGTGCGATCTCCTGGGGCGGGAGGAGAGTTCCCGTGAAATCAACAGAGATGCGTTGAGGATCCTGACGGAGGTCTGCGAATTCCACCGTAGCCCCGGCCAGTTGCGCAAGCTCCATGCACTGCGATAACGAACCCCGGGGTAGTATCATGCTTTCACCATCGTCAGACAGCTCGGCGCAGCAGATATAGCTCGGAGTATTCCATGTCGAAAACCGCATTCGCTGCAGTTCAAAGAATTTCGGATTCGCGAAAGTGGCCGACCGCTTGAAAGCTGTTATCAGGCTCGATGGCATCCCGTCGATCTTGATGGCCAGATGGTGAGAATAGACGAAGGAGATGGGTTGTTGATGAATGCCCTTTATGTTGTCCTGCTCCGTCTCTATGGATGCTTCTGCTTCCACCAGGTCCGAGCTGACCTGACCCGTCATTCGTTGTTGCGCCGGGGCCGAAGGTGCGTTGTCACGGAGTACCTCGGTGACATCCGCGCTGGAAAGAAACCTGACCCGGCTCAGAAATTCCCATTGGTCTGGATAAGGCACAAGATTGTCATCAACAAAGACCGTATTGCCACTTCTGCAGGAGCTTCGTTGCAAGGGAAGAGCGATGAGATTGCCAAAACCTCCGGCAGACAAGGTATCCTGGCTCGGGAAGAATCGATCGTAACTGTCGAATCCGATTCTGTGCCGTCGCGTCATGGCGCGGGTCAGAATGAGCCTCCCCAGTTGACGGGCAGTCTTTGCGGGTAGAGGTTCCTGAAAGAATATCCAGGCGTGGCCTCCCATGCCTGAACGTGACCTCTCGATGTAGACCTCAACGCCCATATCCCTGGCCACAGCCTTATACTGGAGAATGTCCGCGGACCAGTGCTCCTTGTCAAAGTCGGCGACGAGAAATATGCAGGTATCGTCGTTGCGGATCGTGTACGTTCCGACGGTAATGATGCCCTGCAGATGTTTGCGAATAACGGACTCGTCAAAGGGAATGAAGTCCCGGTTCCCGCATTCACTGCACCTTGTCCTTGGTTTGGCACAAATGTCGCGCACCCATTCTGCCTTGCATGCGGGGGAGTAGCCCTTTGCCCCTGTCTTCTGGTTTTCCCACATCTTCGGGAAAACGTCCTCACGACAGCGAAAAAGTCTCAGAAACAGGGCGATGCGTTCTTCTTGAGTGCTGAGTGGCTCTTTAGCAGCAGGGGTTCCTGCGGGCTCAGGTGATTGCTTTGCTGTTGACAGGAGTTCGAGTTCTTGCAGGAGCCGGAGCTTTTCTTCCTCAAGCTTGGCCAGGCGAGTCTCGATTTCTTTGACACGGGGATTCATGGGCTCGAATATCTACGTCTCGCCCGCCTCTTTCAGCATGCGTTGAACTATACTGTCACCGATCCAGTAACCCCCATCACGTAGCCTGTCTATCATGTCTCCAACGGAGTCGATCAGGCCGTTCTTCTTGGCTTCCACAAGCAGTCGTGCTGTTCCGATGACACTGAGTCCGTACACCGACCTTGCGATTTTTCGCGCCTTTCTCTCATCGATCAGCACGTAGTCGGCGCCCATTTCGCG
This portion of the Syntrophorhabdaceae bacterium genome encodes:
- a CDS encoding STAS domain-containing protein — encoded protein: MDSEVERAEHGVVLTLYGNVTIQNAVELKGILTRELGSDKNLTVNLACVTGCDLSLFQLLCAAHKKSLNDSRPMGVRDCSPVVLQVISSVGLNRDSGCVAGAEETCFWQKKDTEVTP
- a CDS encoding chemotaxis protein CheA, which gives rise to MMDNHAQTFIEEAFELLADLEAALLELEEDPLNSELIGRVFRALHTIKGSGAMFGFDDVAQFTHTIETTYDDVREGKLPVAEELISLTLKAKDLIRLMIEAPSDEASLPQDAQTLIDSFRRIADGKNLQQTPTDDPHNDSQVQEASSQPQQRPECTFRVRFAPSADIFLTGTNPLLLLNELQFLGDCRIFAGLDHIPPLGDMDPERCYVFWDIILTTDRGIDAIRDVFIFIDDSSTVDIAMIDSEDSATYEEEQKKLGEILVERRDIQSDELAKTLSEKKKIGEMLVEKGLVSKEKVESALIEQEHLKKVKKPARQQEEASSSIRVPADKLDILVNLVGELVTVQARLTQMASQFDNAELVSIAEEVERLTGDLRDNTLNIRMLPIGTTFGRFKRLVRDLSQELGREVEMTTDGAETELDKTVIERLNDPLVHLIRNCIDHGIESPEVRESLGKPRAGMLSIAARHSGAYVLIEITDDGAGIDKETIKRKAIEKGLIGADVELQDKEIFSLIFAPGFSTAEKVTNVSGRGVGMDVVKRTIDSLRGSVEINSEKGKGTTVILRLPLTLAIIEGLLVEINRQFFILPLTIVRECVELSRTDVEISHGRDIANIRGEIVPYIRLRESFEMKGARPEIEQIVVTEVERNRIGLVVDNVIGEHQTVIKTLGKVYQDIDGISGATILGDGTVALIMDVARLTDDAYASAGFAMPN
- a CDS encoding DEAD/DEAH box helicase family protein; amino-acid sequence: MWENQKTGAKGYSPACKAEWVRDICAKPRTRCSECGNRDFIPFDESVIRKHLQGIITVGTYTIRNDDTCIFLVADFDKEHWSADILQYKAVARDMGVEVYIERSRSGMGGHAWIFFQEPLPAKTARQLGRLILTRAMTRRHRIGFDSYDRFFPSQDTLSAGGFGNLIALPLQRSSCRSGNTVFVDDNLVPYPDQWEFLSRVRFLSSADVTEVLRDNAPSAPAQQRMTGQVSSDLVEAEASIETEQDNIKGIHQQPISFVYSHHLAIKIDGMPSSLITAFKRSATFANPKFFELQRMRFSTWNTPSYICCAELSDDGESMILPRGSLSQCMELAQLAGATVEFADLRQDPQRISVDFTGTLLPPQEIALNNILSGESGVLVAPPGSGKTVIACAVIARRKVPTLVLVHRRQLADQWKEQLLEFTDLQKKQIGVFDTKGTRQKGLVDIGMLQTLARDSNAHRPLDGYGQIIIDECHHVPAVSFESVLKRIRARHFIGLTATPYRKDGLERIIAFQCGPVLHVMEETSAQSLIARQVIVRETGFRMTSAENAQPAIHEIWQALVTDRDRLRLVASDILTALKEERFPLVLSDRKDHLELLLAEIAAMQTDEQGVGFLITSDTGKRMRKQIMEEIRAMRGQGQLPYLLSTGSLIGEGFDLPELCTLVLAMPLSFKGRLVQYAGRLHRESAGKNDVRIYDYVDVNLGLGVTMFRKRMATYRKMGYAIKLPPDSALNSLPRRAKKRQDASRETLGI
- a CDS encoding PAS domain S-box protein, producing MMTQAAATKLGKAEKAIRESEERFKLLFEKSTDPAFLLEDDRFIDCNEAALKLMYCSAKEQLTGLHPFSISPERQPDGSMSTEKSRELIDAAVHDGPVRFEWKHRTFGGVDLWVDVSLTAIPLHGKQIIHTIWRDITEKKEMEEKLKTETQRFLTLVENAPFGTVLVDKKGNYTYMNTKFKELFGYDFQEVPDENVWFAKAYPDPEYRSHVIATWQNGVDRFMQDPSLKEGERWTFTVTCRDNQQKVVHVIPVQLPTGEYLKTYEDITEQKRAEDALKSREAELAVKSINLEQMNAALKVLLNEREKDRIELEEKIVTNVNKLVCPYIDKLKECRLDPRYMTYVDIIQTNLNDIVSPFLQKLGLKCANLTPTEIRIADLVRSGKTTKEIGEALQMTSGTVSFYRNNIRKKLGLNNEKTNLASYLLSL